One genomic region from Paraburkholderia azotifigens encodes:
- the hmgA gene encoding homogentisate 1,2-dioxygenase, whose protein sequence is MESSTRHEIQPGYQSGFANEFATEALPGALPQGRNSPQRAPYGLYAEQLSGTAFTAPRGHNRRSWLYRIRPAAVHQPFTALPSHRLVANFAEVPPTPPNQLRWDPLPMPVEPTDFIDGWVTMAGNGSAESMNGCAIHVYAANQSMQDRFFYNADGELLIVPQAGRLSIFTELGKLEVEPFEIAVIPRGVRFSAALPDGKASGYICENFGAQLRLPDLGPIGSNGLANPRDFLTPHAAYEDREGDFELVTKMNGHLWRADIGHSPLDVVAWHGNYAPYKYDLRHFNTIGSISYDHPDPSIFLVLQSQSDTPGVDTIDFVIFPPRWLAAEDTFRPPWFHRNVASEFMGLVHGAYDAKAEGFVPGGASLHNCMSGHGPDAGTFEKASNIDTSKPNKVDNTMAFMFETRTLIKPTRFALETAQLQAHYFECWQGLKKYFNPEQR, encoded by the coding sequence ATGGAATCGAGCACACGACACGAAATCCAGCCGGGCTACCAATCCGGCTTCGCCAACGAATTCGCCACCGAGGCATTGCCCGGCGCGCTGCCGCAAGGCCGCAACTCGCCGCAGCGCGCACCGTACGGCCTGTACGCGGAGCAGCTCTCGGGCACCGCGTTCACGGCGCCGCGCGGCCACAACCGGCGCTCGTGGCTGTACCGGATCCGCCCGGCGGCCGTGCATCAGCCATTCACGGCGCTGCCGTCGCATCGTCTGGTCGCGAATTTCGCCGAGGTGCCGCCGACGCCGCCCAACCAGCTGCGCTGGGACCCGCTGCCGATGCCCGTCGAGCCGACCGATTTCATCGACGGCTGGGTGACGATGGCGGGCAATGGTTCGGCGGAATCGATGAACGGTTGCGCGATCCACGTGTACGCGGCCAATCAGTCGATGCAGGACCGCTTCTTCTACAACGCCGACGGCGAGCTGCTGATCGTGCCGCAGGCGGGGCGCCTGTCGATCTTCACGGAACTGGGCAAGCTCGAAGTCGAGCCGTTCGAAATCGCGGTGATTCCGCGCGGCGTGCGCTTTTCGGCGGCGCTGCCGGACGGCAAGGCGAGCGGCTATATCTGCGAGAACTTCGGCGCGCAGTTGCGTCTGCCGGATCTCGGCCCGATCGGCTCAAACGGACTGGCGAATCCGCGCGACTTCCTCACGCCGCACGCCGCCTACGAAGACCGCGAAGGCGACTTCGAACTGGTCACGAAGATGAACGGCCATCTGTGGCGCGCGGACATCGGCCATTCGCCGCTCGACGTGGTCGCGTGGCACGGCAACTACGCGCCGTACAAATACGATCTGCGCCACTTCAACACGATCGGTTCGATCAGCTACGACCATCCCGATCCGTCGATCTTCCTCGTGCTGCAATCGCAGAGCGACACGCCGGGTGTCGATACGATCGACTTCGTGATCTTCCCGCCGCGCTGGCTCGCCGCCGAAGATACGTTCCGCCCGCCATGGTTTCACCGCAATGTCGCGAGCGAGTTCATGGGCCTCGTGCACGGCGCGTATGACGCGAAGGCGGAAGGCTTCGTCCCCGGCGGCGCGAGCCTGCACAACTGCATGTCGGGCCACGGGCCGGACGCCGGCACGTTCGAGAAAGCATCGAACATCGACACCAGCAAGCCGAACAAGGTCGACAACACGATGGCTTTCATGTTCGAGACGCGCACGCTGATCAAGCCGACCCGTTTCGCACTCGAAACGGCGCAGCTTCAGGCGCATTACTTCGAGTGCTGGCAAGGCCTCAAGAAATACTTCAACCCGGAGCAACGATGA